A window from Cryptomeria japonica chromosome 1, Sugi_1.0, whole genome shotgun sequence encodes these proteins:
- the LOC131071902 gene encoding glutathione S-transferase U19, with protein sequence MANEDKVKVLGGWGSPYSLGVVIGLEEKGIKYEYVEEKDLLCNKSPLLLKMNPVHKMIPVLIHNGRPVSESAIILQYIDGVWSKSPAFLPSDPYDRAMALFWTDFIDKKICYSGGRRILLGKGEEQEEGKREYIEGLVILEETLKGRDYFGGNTFGMVDIVFVPQICWFHSYEILGDFKIMLAKKFPNIFAWMKKCLERESVKKSLPQEARVLQAIRQFRKDFLKEV encoded by the exons ATGGCAAATGAAGATAAGGTTAAGGTCCTTGGCGGTTGGGGCAGCCCCTATTCCCTGGGAGTGGTTATTGGGCTTGAAGAAAAGGGCATAAAATATGAGTATGTGGAAGAAAAAGATTTGTTGTGTAATAAGAGCCCCCTATTGCTGAAAATGAATCCTGTGCATAAGATGATACCTGTTCTTATTCACAATGGCAGGCCTGTGTCTGAATCTGCCATTATACTGCAATATATTGATGGGGTATGGAGCAAAAGCCCGGCTTTCTTACCATCTGATCCATATGACCGAGCCATGGCTCTATTCTGGACAGATTTTATAGATAAGAAG ATTTGTTATTCAGGAGGAAGGCGCATACTTCTAGGtaaaggagaagaacaagaagaaggaaagCGAGAATATATAGAAGGATTGGTAATATTGGAAGAAACTCTGAAAGGAAGAGATTATTTTGGAGGAAACACTTTTGGAATGGTAGATATTGTGTTTGTCCCACAGATATGTTGGTTTCATTCATATGAAATCCTTGGAGATTTTAAGATTATGCTTGCTAAAAAATTTCCAAACATTTTTGCTTGGATGAAGAAATGTTTGGAGAGGGAGAGTGTGAAGAAATCACTGCCACAAGAAGCAAGAGTACTACAAGCAATAAGGCAATTTAGAAAGGATTTTTTGAAGGAagtttaa